Proteins from one Microtus pennsylvanicus isolate mMicPen1 chromosome 7, mMicPen1.hap1, whole genome shotgun sequence genomic window:
- the Ado gene encoding 2-aminoethanethiol dioxygenase, which translates to MPRDNMASLIQRIARQACLTFRGGAGGSEAPAPGFPENLNQLKSLLTQVRAEDLNIAPRKALPQPLPRNLPPVTYMHIYETDGFSLGVFLLKSGTCIPLHDHPGMHGMLKVLYGKVRISCMDKVDTGTGPRAPPPEQQFEPPLQPREREAVRPGVLRSRAEYTEASGPCMLTPHRDNLHQIDAVDGPAAFLDILAPPYDPDDGRDCHYYRVLEPIRPEEASSSACDLPREVWLLETPQADDFWCEGEPYPGPKVLP; encoded by the coding sequence ATGCCCCGTGACAACATGGCCTCCCTGATCCAGCGCATCGCTCGCCAGGCGTGCCTCACCTTCCGCGGCGGCGCCGGGGGCTCCGAAGCTCCGGCACCGGGCTTCCCCGAGAACCTGAACCAGCTGAAGAGTCTGCTGACCCAGGTGCGCGCCGAGGACCTCAACATCGCGCCGCGGAAGGCGCTGCCGCAGCCGCTGCCGCGCAACCTCCCGCCGGTCACCTACATGCACATCTACGAGAccgacggcttcagcctgggcgTCTTCCTGCTCAAGAGCGGCACGTGCATCCCGCTGCACGACCACCCGGGCATGCACGGCATGCTCAAGGTGCTCTACGGCAAGGTACGCATCAGCTGCATGGACAAGGTGGACACGGGTACGGGGCCGCGGGCGCCACCGCCTGAGCAGCAGTTCGAGCCGCCGCTGCAGCCCCGGGAGCGGGAGGCCGTGCGACCAGGAGTGCTGCGCTCCCGAGCCGAGTACACCGAGGCCAGCGGGCCCTGTATGCTCACGCCACACCGGGACAACCTGCACCAGATTGATGCGGTGGACGGACCAGCCGCCTTCCTGGACATCCTGGCCCCGCCCTACGACCCGGACGACGGCCGGGACTGCCACTATTACCGTGTACTGGAGCCCATCAGACCCGAGGAGGCCTCCAGCTCTGCCTGCGACCTTCCCCGAGAAGTGTGGCTTCTGGAGACCCCACAGGCCGATGACTTCTGGTGCGAGGGAGAACCTTACCCAGGCCCCAAGGTTCTGCCTTGA